In uncultured Methanobacterium sp., a genomic segment contains:
- the mcrD gene encoding methyl-coenzyme M reductase operon protein D yields the protein MEPIKATDVRIFPHRRLKPATTEKILNELLDLDGVLRFLVNGESLPKIVGYGPARGTSVNHPDRKIITVKGKEVELLVSVGDIIVTVKHENLEEFVEKTKTILEEVLNFGFDVRVGIFTRTQTTVSDNLKVAYGIEEDFDPSLIGLVDPKTNSKETVKLIGD from the coding sequence ATGGAACCAATAAAGGCAACTGATGTGAGAATATTTCCTCACCGACGCCTGAAACCAGCAACCACTGAGAAAATTCTCAATGAGTTACTGGACCTGGACGGGGTCTTAAGATTCCTTGTAAACGGAGAATCCCTACCTAAAATTGTAGGATATGGTCCTGCAAGAGGAACCAGTGTTAACCATCCTGATAGAAAGATCATTACTGTCAAAGGAAAAGAAGTTGAACTTTTAGTTTCTGTTGGAGACATAATAGTCACTGTCAAACACGAAAATCTGGAAGAATTTGTCGAAAAAACAAAAACCATTCTTGAAGAAGTCTTGAATTTCGGTTTCGATGTAAGAGTAGGCATTTTCACTAGAACACAGACTACTGTATCAGATAATTTGAAAGTAGCCTATGGTATCGAAGAAGATTTCGATCCCAGTTTGATAGGACTGGTAGATCCTAAGACAAACTCCAAAGAAACTGTGAAGTTAATAGGTGATTGA
- the mcrG gene encoding coenzyme-B sulfoethylthiotransferase subunit gamma: MSYKPQFTPGETKIAQNRRNHMDPDFEMKKIRSINDEDIVSVLGHRNPGESYKSVHPPLDEMDFDEDMMKDLVEPIPGAKEGGRTRYIQFTDSVYNAPAHPYDRARTYMSRFRGVDTGTLSGRQVIEIRELDLEKISKTLLETEFFDPAKCGLRGATVHGHSLRLDENGLMFDALQRYVYDEETNKVSYVKDQVGRPLDTPVDVGEPLDEDHLKEITTIYRSDNVSMRDDKEALETVLKIHQTRTDGGFGLGVFKNDLKAKLGDDK, encoded by the coding sequence ATGTCATACAAACCCCAGTTCACCCCTGGTGAAACAAAAATAGCTCAAAACAGAAGGAACCACATGGATCCTGATTTTGAGATGAAAAAAATCAGAAGTATTAATGATGAAGATATTGTCAGCGTTTTAGGTCACAGAAATCCTGGAGAAAGCTACAAATCAGTTCACCCTCCATTAGATGAAATGGATTTCGATGAAGATATGATGAAAGATCTGGTAGAACCTATCCCTGGTGCAAAAGAAGGTGGACGAACCAGATACATCCAGTTCACAGATTCAGTATACAACGCTCCTGCACACCCTTACGACCGGGCCAGAACTTACATGTCCAGGTTCCGAGGAGTGGACACCGGAACATTATCCGGAAGACAGGTTATTGAAATCCGAGAACTAGATCTGGAAAAAATTTCAAAAACATTACTGGAAACCGAATTCTTTGACCCTGCAAAATGTGGTTTAAGAGGAGCAACAGTACACGGTCACTCCCTAAGGTTAGACGAAAACGGACTGATGTTCGACGCTCTACAGAGATACGTCTACGATGAAGAAACCAACAAAGTATCCTACGTGAAAGACCAGGTAGGACGACCACTGGACACACCTGTAGATGTAGGAGAACCACTGGACGAAGACCACCTAAAAGAAATCACCACCATCTACCGAAGCGACAACGTAAGTATGAGAGACGACAAAGAAGCTCTGGAAACAGTTCTAAAAATTCACCAGACCAGAACTGACGGCGGATTTGGATTAGGAGTTTTCAAAAACGATTTAAAAGCAAAACTGGGTGATGACAAATGA
- the mcrA gene encoding coenzyme-B sulfoethylthiotransferase subunit alpha: MNNEKKLFLKALQSKFDEDPKQNHTNFYCFGGWKQSPRKKEFDEYAKKIEEQRGIPFYNPDIGVPLGQRKLMAYKVSGTDTYVEGDDLHFCNNAAIQQLNDDIKRTIIVGMDTAHSVLEKRLGVEVTPETINEYMETINHALPGGAVVQEHMVEVHPGLVGDCYAKLFTGDDSLADELDSRYVIDINKQFPEDQAKMLKEYIGNKTYQISRVPSLVVRVCDGGTVSRWSAMQIGMSFIAAYKLCAGEAAIADFSYAAKHADVISMGSILPARRARGPNEPGGVPFGVMADIIQTSRVSEDPAKVSLEVIAAAATIYDQIWLGSYMSGGVGFTQYATAAYTDDILDDFIYYGMEYVDEKYGICGTKATNEVVHDIAAEVTMYGLEQYEYPALMEDHFGGSQRTAVVSAAAGCSVAFATGNSNAGINGWYLSQILHKEAHSRLGFYGYDLQDQCGASNSLSIRSDEGLIHELRGPNYPNYAMNVGHQPEYAGIAQAPHAARGDAFCVNPLIKVAFADDNLSFDFKNPRKSIAKGALREFLPGGERDLIIPAL; this comes from the coding sequence ATGAACAACGAAAAAAAGCTCTTCTTAAAAGCTTTACAAAGTAAATTTGATGAAGATCCCAAACAGAACCACACCAACTTTTATTGTTTCGGTGGCTGGAAACAGTCCCCCCGAAAAAAAGAGTTTGATGAATACGCTAAAAAAATTGAAGAACAGAGGGGAATTCCTTTCTACAACCCAGACATTGGTGTACCACTGGGTCAGCGTAAATTAATGGCTTACAAAGTTTCAGGTACCGACACCTACGTAGAAGGAGACGACCTGCACTTCTGTAACAACGCAGCTATCCAGCAACTCAACGATGACATTAAAAGGACCATCATCGTGGGTATGGACACTGCTCACTCCGTTTTAGAAAAACGTTTAGGTGTGGAAGTTACCCCTGAAACCATCAACGAGTACATGGAAACCATCAACCACGCATTACCTGGTGGTGCAGTGGTTCAGGAACACATGGTAGAAGTTCACCCTGGTTTAGTCGGTGACTGTTACGCCAAACTCTTCACTGGTGACGACAGTCTGGCTGATGAACTGGACTCCCGATACGTTATCGACATCAACAAACAGTTCCCAGAAGATCAGGCTAAAATGCTCAAAGAGTACATCGGTAACAAAACTTACCAGATCAGCCGAGTTCCTTCACTGGTTGTACGAGTCTGTGACGGTGGTACTGTATCCCGATGGTCTGCTATGCAGATCGGTATGAGTTTCATCGCTGCATACAAACTGTGTGCAGGTGAAGCAGCAATTGCTGATTTCTCATACGCAGCAAAACACGCTGATGTTATATCCATGGGAAGCATTCTTCCAGCAAGAAGAGCAAGGGGACCAAACGAACCTGGAGGCGTTCCATTCGGTGTAATGGCTGATATCATACAGACCTCACGTGTATCCGAAGACCCAGCCAAAGTATCTCTGGAAGTTATTGCTGCTGCAGCAACCATTTACGACCAGATCTGGTTAGGTTCATACATGTCTGGTGGAGTAGGTTTCACCCAGTACGCAACCGCAGCTTACACCGACGATATTCTGGATGACTTCATATACTACGGAATGGAATACGTGGACGAAAAATACGGTATCTGTGGAACCAAAGCAACCAATGAAGTGGTTCATGACATAGCCGCAGAAGTAACCATGTACGGACTGGAACAGTACGAATACCCAGCACTCATGGAAGACCACTTCGGTGGCTCCCAGAGGACTGCAGTTGTTTCCGCAGCAGCAGGATGTTCCGTTGCATTTGCAACCGGAAACTCCAACGCAGGAATCAACGGATGGTACTTAAGCCAGATTCTACACAAAGAAGCTCATAGCAGACTTGGTTTCTACGGTTACGACCTGCAGGACCAGTGTGGAGCATCCAACTCCCTCTCCATCAGGAGCGACGAAGGTTTAATCCACGAACTACGTGGTCCTAACTACCCTAACTACGCTATGAACGTGGGTCACCAGCCAGAATACGCTGGTATCGCTCAGGCACCTCACGCAGCTCGAGGAGACGCATTCTGTGTCAACCCTCTGATAAAAGTTGCATTTGCTGATGATAACCTTTCATTCGACTTCAAGAATCCAAGGAAATCCATCGCCAAAGGTGCTCTACGAGAATTCCTGCCAGGCGGAGAAAGGGACTTAATCATCCCTGCTTTATAA
- a CDS encoding 4Fe-4S binding protein, translating into MIVKEWCMYCGECAGVCPRNLIQVRELTLEFNNEECNNCKICIQVCPVKALEEEVV; encoded by the coding sequence ATGATAGTTAAAGAATGGTGCATGTACTGCGGGGAATGTGCAGGGGTTTGCCCCCGGAACCTCATTCAGGTACGAGAATTAACATTGGAATTCAACAACGAAGAATGTAATAATTGTAAAATTTGTATTCAGGTATGCCCGGTTAAGGCCCTGGAGGAAGAGGTGGTTTAA
- a CDS encoding NAD(P)/FAD-dependent oxidoreductase: MLETDILIIGAGPAGSMAAKHSALNGAKVLLVDKKSEIGAPKRCAEGVSKDGLKRLGVTPNPRWIASDINKVRLVSPNGTDVLLDEDKVKLSEVGYVLERKVFDKHLAMDAARAGAQIMVKTIATGMRKENDGIIVHLEHMGTPFEIKAKIVIGADGPESRVGRWAGLKTGLKPGNMESCAQFEMVGVDMKQPGCLELIFGSTAPGGYAWIFPKGEDIANVGLGIISNKTDKTAYQHLLEFVDKYPGTQNAQPVELNVGGDPVGGLHKELITDNVLITGDAAGMVNPLDGGGIISGMTGGRIAGEVAAQAIEDGDYSKKNLKEYQKRCQKEIGDSFKKYLKAKEYLLSLSDKELDSIADAFNESDFDRISPTDLLKVLVKVSPKAMLKLGKLF, translated from the coding sequence ATGTTGGAAACAGATATTCTAATCATAGGAGCTGGCCCTGCCGGCTCCATGGCAGCCAAACACTCAGCTTTAAACGGAGCAAAAGTGCTTCTGGTTGATAAAAAATCAGAGATTGGTGCCCCTAAAAGATGTGCAGAAGGAGTATCCAAAGACGGGCTAAAGAGGTTAGGAGTAACTCCAAATCCTCGATGGATAGCCAGTGACATTAACAAAGTGCGCCTGGTTTCACCCAATGGAACCGATGTACTCCTGGACGAAGATAAGGTTAAACTATCTGAGGTGGGTTACGTTCTGGAGAGAAAAGTCTTCGACAAACACCTGGCCATGGATGCAGCCCGTGCCGGTGCCCAGATCATGGTAAAAACCATTGCCACTGGCATGAGAAAAGAAAACGATGGGATCATTGTCCATCTGGAACACATGGGAACTCCCTTTGAAATAAAAGCCAAAATAGTCATAGGTGCCGATGGCCCAGAATCAAGGGTAGGTAGATGGGCCGGCCTTAAAACCGGTTTAAAACCAGGTAACATGGAATCTTGTGCCCAGTTTGAAATGGTGGGTGTGGATATGAAACAACCGGGCTGCCTCGAACTAATATTTGGAAGCACCGCTCCTGGTGGTTATGCATGGATATTCCCTAAAGGCGAAGATATAGCCAACGTGGGTTTAGGAATTATAAGCAACAAAACCGATAAAACAGCCTACCAGCACCTTCTGGAGTTTGTGGATAAATATCCCGGGACCCAAAATGCCCAGCCTGTAGAACTGAATGTGGGTGGTGACCCGGTGGGAGGACTTCACAAAGAATTAATTACTGACAACGTCCTCATCACTGGAGACGCAGCAGGAATGGTGAATCCCCTGGATGGTGGAGGTATCATCAGTGGAATGACCGGAGGACGTATAGCAGGTGAAGTGGCTGCACAGGCCATTGAAGATGGAGATTACTCTAAAAAGAACCTTAAGGAATATCAGAAACGCTGCCAGAAAGAGATAGGAGACTCATTTAAAAAATATCTCAAGGCCAAAGAATACCTATTAAGCCTTTCTGATAAAGAACTGGATTCCATTGCAGATGCCTTCAATGAAAGTGATTTTGACCGGATAAGTCCCACTGATCTGCTAAAAGTACTGGTTAAGGTATCCCCCAAAGCCATGCTCAAGTTAGGTAAATTATTCTAA
- a CDS encoding TetR/AcrR family transcriptional regulator gives MSIKEIRKREKKQRRDYILNVAEELFFSKGYDDVSMNQIAQDVGLNKATLYLYFKNKESIYFAIVLRGVRIFKEILKNRVELGITGIGKLEEAGRAYFAFYKDYHDYHDAYLYYKSKRFQNSADKYAIEIESLTANIMIIICNAIQEGIKDKTIRENVKPIEVAVFVAVTAERIVGLGPSTLKVLESQGITHEQFIEDSMDLWKHMVMEAVEK, from the coding sequence TTGTCAATCAAAGAAATCAGGAAACGTGAAAAAAAACAGCGGCGTGACTATATCCTCAATGTGGCTGAAGAATTATTCTTCTCCAAAGGTTATGATGATGTCTCCATGAACCAGATTGCCCAGGATGTTGGCCTTAACAAAGCCACCCTTTACCTCTATTTTAAAAATAAGGAATCAATTTATTTTGCTATTGTACTTCGAGGAGTTCGAATTTTCAAGGAAATACTTAAAAACAGGGTTGAACTTGGAATAACCGGGATAGGTAAACTTGAAGAAGCAGGTCGTGCTTACTTTGCATTTTATAAGGATTACCACGATTACCACGACGCTTACCTTTACTATAAATCTAAGCGGTTTCAAAACAGTGCCGATAAATATGCAATTGAAATAGAATCCCTTACTGCAAACATCATGATAATCATCTGCAATGCCATCCAGGAGGGCATTAAAGATAAAACCATTCGTGAAAATGTTAAACCCATAGAAGTGGCTGTTTTTGTTGCAGTTACTGCAGAACGAATCGTAGGATTAGGTCCAAGTACTTTAAAAGTTTTAGAAAGTCAGGGCATTACTCATGAACAGTTCATTGAGGACTCCATGGACCTGTGGAAGCACATGGTTATGGAGGCAGTTGAAAAATAA
- a CDS encoding NAD(P)H-hydrate dehydratase, with translation MTPKDMMVADANSEAMGIPRTSLMENAGNCLARRIINNINPCKVAIFAGNGGNGGDGFVSARYLINHGFEVEVFFLSDPALIKSPETRLNWEVLEQMSNGTNPLSLNIIKDSSYLHKTDAEVIVDALLGTGVRGNLREPVSTAVDIINQSEGFTVAVDVPTGVDPGSGMVADKAVQADVTVTFHKVKVGLNIASVDYVGSIEVCDIGIPKEAELFAGPGDLLRIEKRDQKSHKGQNGKVLIIGGSKEYSGAPALAAMSSIAAGADLAVVACPQQLSSVIRSYSPDLIVHGLSNDFINPRDTEELIKLSENFDSVVLGCGIGREEETAIAVNDLAVEIEKPMVIDADALKMLGPGVLPRRIYETVITPHAGEFREFSGITAPQDLQDKIKVVAEVSRESETTVILKGAVDIIAGNDKLKLNSTGNPGMSVGGTGDCLAGLIGALLSHGQNAFEAAFLGAYINGLAGDFACEKYGYNFKATDVLKLIPQTFK, from the coding sequence ATGACTCCCAAGGATATGATGGTTGCAGATGCCAACTCTGAGGCGATGGGCATTCCACGAACCTCTCTAATGGAAAATGCTGGAAACTGCCTTGCCAGAAGAATTATCAATAACATTAACCCTTGTAAAGTGGCAATATTTGCTGGAAATGGGGGAAATGGTGGTGATGGATTTGTATCTGCCAGATACCTTATAAACCATGGTTTTGAAGTTGAAGTGTTCTTTTTATCTGACCCGGCCCTCATCAAATCACCCGAAACCAGGCTGAACTGGGAAGTTCTGGAACAGATGAGTAATGGAACTAACCCACTATCACTTAACATCATCAAAGACTCCTCTTATCTTCACAAAACAGATGCAGAAGTAATTGTTGATGCTCTTCTTGGCACGGGTGTCCGGGGAAATCTTCGTGAGCCGGTATCTACTGCAGTGGATATAATCAACCAGTCCGAGGGGTTCACTGTAGCAGTGGATGTGCCTACTGGTGTTGATCCAGGTTCAGGAATGGTTGCTGATAAGGCGGTTCAGGCTGATGTAACAGTGACATTTCATAAGGTTAAGGTAGGATTGAACATTGCCAGTGTAGATTATGTTGGGAGTATTGAGGTTTGTGATATTGGAATCCCTAAAGAAGCAGAATTATTCGCCGGACCGGGAGATCTTCTGCGTATTGAAAAAAGGGATCAAAAATCTCACAAGGGTCAAAATGGAAAAGTTCTGATAATTGGTGGAAGTAAAGAGTATTCTGGTGCACCAGCTCTTGCTGCAATGTCATCCATTGCTGCAGGCGCAGATTTGGCGGTTGTAGCCTGTCCACAACAGTTATCATCGGTCATCAGATCTTACTCTCCGGATTTAATTGTCCATGGATTATCAAATGATTTTATTAATCCCCGAGACACTGAGGAGTTGATTAAACTCTCAGAAAACTTTGATTCAGTAGTACTGGGTTGTGGAATAGGGAGAGAAGAGGAAACTGCTATAGCAGTTAATGATCTGGCAGTTGAAATTGAAAAGCCAATGGTAATAGATGCTGATGCTCTGAAAATGTTGGGTCCAGGGGTTTTACCCCGTAGAATCTATGAAACTGTGATCACACCTCATGCCGGTGAGTTTCGTGAATTTTCAGGCATAACCGCTCCTCAAGATTTGCAGGATAAAATTAAGGTGGTTGCGGAGGTTTCAAGAGAGTCTGAAACCACGGTAATTTTAAAGGGAGCAGTGGATATCATAGCTGGTAATGATAAACTTAAATTGAACAGTACTGGAAATCCTGGGATGAGTGTAGGTGGAACTGGTGATTGTCTGGCTGGTTTAATAGGTGCGCTACTTTCTCATGGTCAAAATGCATTTGAAGCAGCCTTTTTAGGGGCGTATATTAATGGTTTGGCCGGGGATTTTGCCTGTGAAAAGTATGGATACAACTTCAAGGCTACTGATGTTTTGAAGTTGATTCCCCAAACATTCAAATAA
- a CDS encoding 3H domain-containing protein translates to MQTPSPSIPIVPSIPFSVIKYPVIAVVGLLIYGIIGSTIIMKLDPINAIYFTVITTATVGYGDISPHSPLQKFFVITLVLGGASLIAYAFTLIIMVVSMTVEDITSGAKHRRMLKSVKNHFVLCGYGRVGSAVHSELLKRNQSVVIIEKDQKIVEQELWEEPDVLAIPGDATDENIMKDAGIERARGVIITTGEDVDNLFITLTAREIHPEIWIVTRASKKVNIKRLYRSGANKVISPESSGAEDIYFAAIQPTIMKITMMHDVRQIRKEAEIILKHGCTLENIEYHLPEFKEPLARKIGVSEMDQLDHFLNSLDNSPERKKSLERIYESVSGIHSHWISGPDKETLEKVAEDLKKEGLLLGVDLDEEEIKEVARKYGKLVEVVIKPEIKITESHDVLDIREEAEIILKHGCTLEDIEYYLPGFHEPLKRKVGLKDTQEMDRFLKRLEEDSARMEAMERLYILSGGGIHSHRITGPDTKSLSNVEGELRKKGFLLGVNLSQEEIFQKIKEYGRVSELLLRHEPGVTSDKKIIISNGGRILDSKHYLPGLEQVVTRKLYLKDYDDLKRCEEEYKKPDARRSLDALSHISRNIHSHTVSAADVKTIKKIIKILDKSGLLLGADLPEKEIWEIVESAEPAGFCIE, encoded by the coding sequence TTGCAGACCCCTAGCCCTTCAATTCCCATAGTTCCTTCAATTCCTTTTTCAGTAATTAAATATCCAGTAATTGCTGTGGTGGGATTGTTAATTTATGGAATAATCGGATCAACAATTATAATGAAACTTGACCCGATAAACGCTATTTATTTCACTGTTATCACCACTGCCACTGTAGGGTATGGTGATATAAGCCCACACTCACCTTTACAAAAATTTTTTGTGATCACCCTGGTACTGGGAGGGGCCAGTTTAATTGCTTATGCCTTTACTTTAATAATTATGGTGGTTTCCATGACTGTAGAAGATATTACATCAGGAGCAAAACACAGACGGATGTTAAAATCCGTTAAAAACCATTTCGTCCTTTGCGGCTACGGGAGAGTAGGTAGCGCAGTTCATAGCGAACTATTAAAAAGAAACCAGAGCGTTGTTATCATTGAAAAGGATCAAAAAATCGTTGAACAGGAGCTCTGGGAAGAACCGGATGTTCTTGCTATTCCCGGAGATGCAACTGACGAAAATATAATGAAAGATGCCGGTATTGAACGGGCCAGGGGAGTTATAATAACCACCGGTGAAGATGTGGATAACCTTTTCATAACCCTAACTGCCCGCGAAATACACCCCGAAATATGGATCGTCACCCGAGCCAGTAAAAAGGTAAATATCAAACGATTATACCGTTCAGGGGCTAATAAAGTCATTTCACCCGAAAGTAGTGGTGCTGAAGACATATACTTCGCAGCTATCCAGCCAACCATCATGAAGATCACCATGATGCATGATGTGAGACAAATCAGGAAAGAAGCTGAAATAATTTTAAAACACGGTTGCACCCTTGAAAACATCGAGTATCACCTACCAGAATTCAAAGAACCCCTGGCTCGGAAAATTGGGGTTAGTGAGATGGACCAACTAGACCACTTTCTGAATAGTCTGGATAACTCCCCTGAAAGAAAAAAGTCCCTAGAGCGGATTTACGAATCAGTGAGCGGCATACACTCCCACTGGATATCAGGACCAGATAAAGAAACCCTGGAAAAAGTGGCAGAAGATCTTAAAAAGGAAGGTTTGCTTTTGGGTGTGGATCTTGATGAAGAAGAAATTAAGGAAGTGGCTCGTAAGTACGGAAAATTGGTGGAAGTGGTTATCAAACCAGAAATTAAGATCACCGAAAGCCACGATGTCCTGGATATTAGGGAAGAAGCAGAAATCATCTTAAAACACGGCTGCACCCTTGAAGATATAGAATACTATTTACCTGGATTTCACGAGCCCTTAAAAAGGAAAGTTGGGTTAAAAGATACTCAGGAGATGGATAGATTCCTTAAAAGATTGGAAGAGGATTCTGCCAGGATGGAAGCCATGGAACGTCTTTACATTCTTTCAGGAGGGGGAATACATTCCCACCGTATAACTGGTCCTGATACTAAAAGTCTTAGTAATGTTGAAGGAGAGCTTAGGAAGAAAGGGTTCCTTTTGGGAGTTAACTTAAGTCAGGAAGAGATTTTCCAAAAGATCAAAGAATATGGTAGGGTAAGTGAACTTTTGCTGAGGCACGAGCCTGGTGTAACCTCTGACAAAAAGATTATAATCAGTAATGGGGGGAGAATACTGGATTCAAAACATTATCTTCCGGGCTTAGAGCAGGTTGTCACGAGAAAGCTCTACCTAAAAGATTATGACGACCTTAAAAGGTGTGAAGAGGAGTATAAGAAACCAGATGCCCGAAGATCATTAGATGCCCTGTCTCATATCTCTCGAAACATACACTCCCACACTGTCTCTGCAGCGGATGTTAAAACCATTAAAAAGATTATAAAAATACTGGATAAATCAGGTTTACTTTTAGGGGCAGATCTACCTGAAAAAGAAATTTGGGAGATAGTAGAAAGTGCAGAACCTGCTGGTTTCTGTATAGAATAA
- the fhcD gene encoding formylmethanofuran--tetrahydromethanopterin N-formyltransferase, which produces MEINGVEIQDTFAEAFGIQVSRLLVTAATKKLAKIAATEATGYGTSVIGCPAEAGIDCYVPPEETPDGRPGYIIMICNMSKKKLDHELLERVGMCILTAATTAVFDAMENPDEKMTTGKKLKFYGDGYEKVTEIDGRTIHSIPLMAGDFLVEEELGIKSGVAGGNLFIMADAPASGLLAAEAVVNAIESIPGTITPFPGGIVASGSKVGSNKYKFLGASTNEKMCVTLKDDVEGCQIPTNVDGVYEIVIDGVDEEAVKAAMKAGIEAAVQVPGVLKMSAGNFGGDLGAFKISLQDLF; this is translated from the coding sequence ATGGAAATAAACGGAGTAGAAATACAAGACACTTTTGCAGAAGCATTCGGTATACAAGTATCCCGACTGCTGGTAACCGCAGCAACCAAAAAACTGGCGAAGATCGCAGCTACTGAAGCCACTGGATACGGAACATCAGTAATTGGCTGCCCAGCAGAGGCAGGAATTGACTGTTACGTCCCACCAGAAGAAACCCCTGATGGCAGGCCGGGTTACATCATCATGATCTGTAACATGAGCAAGAAGAAACTGGACCACGAATTACTGGAACGTGTGGGAATGTGCATCCTCACCGCAGCAACCACCGCAGTCTTCGATGCCATGGAAAACCCTGATGAGAAAATGACCACCGGTAAAAAACTCAAATTCTACGGGGACGGTTATGAAAAAGTTACTGAAATTGATGGAAGAACCATACACTCCATCCCACTCATGGCTGGAGACTTCCTGGTAGAAGAGGAACTTGGAATTAAATCAGGTGTTGCCGGAGGAAACTTATTTATAATGGCTGATGCACCCGCATCAGGTTTACTGGCTGCAGAAGCAGTGGTAAATGCCATAGAATCAATCCCTGGAACCATCACACCATTCCCTGGAGGAATAGTTGCATCAGGTTCCAAAGTGGGCTCAAACAAGTACAAATTCCTGGGTGCATCCACCAACGAAAAAATGTGCGTAACCCTCAAGGATGATGTGGAAGGATGCCAGATCCCCACCAACGTAGACGGAGTTTACGAAATCGTTATTGACGGTGTGGATGAAGAAGCAGTCAAAGCAGCTATGAAAGCAGGTATAGAAGCAGCAGTACAGGTTCCTGGTGTTCTTAAAATGAGTGCCGGTAACTTCGGTGGAGACTTGGGCGCTTTCAAAATAAGCCTGCAAGATCTATTCTAA
- a CDS encoding UPF0104 family protein, producing MKHKTLILMLAGVGVLGLMVLFIGPEKIESALEQSNPWYLALAVIIQLTIYGLWTERWSITTSSLDISIKRRHLLPMLLVGLAINNITPSGRGGGEPVRAYLLSKYSQSPFENAFATVIADRGLDTFPFIALAIITIIIAILYINLPQWMVITLVIGLIILIVVFFLALYMSINREFGDRAVRWFLKILKRISSKMHNRIEQRAINAVGGFQDSMRVMITDRKVLLYGIPISFLIWGLEIMRVYVVFLALNINAPLEIIAAVFVISTLIGMIPLLPGGLGAVDGMMILLYSYAGIPASISAAATLVERLISFWMTTILGVAVLPYFGADAVDKMTKKL from the coding sequence ATGAAGCATAAGACGCTGATTCTGATGCTGGCTGGTGTTGGAGTACTGGGTTTAATGGTGCTGTTTATCGGCCCGGAAAAGATTGAAAGTGCCCTTGAACAGTCCAATCCCTGGTACCTGGCACTGGCAGTTATCATTCAACTGACCATATATGGTCTCTGGACTGAAAGATGGTCAATTACCACTTCTTCACTGGATATATCCATTAAACGAAGACACCTCCTCCCGATGCTCCTGGTGGGGCTGGCCATTAACAACATCACCCCCAGTGGGAGGGGAGGTGGAGAACCAGTGAGAGCATATTTACTCAGTAAATATTCACAGTCACCATTTGAAAATGCCTTTGCAACGGTTATTGCTGATAGGGGCCTTGATACTTTTCCTTTCATAGCCCTAGCCATAATAACCATAATAATCGCGATCCTGTACATAAACCTGCCACAGTGGATGGTTATCACCCTTGTAATAGGCCTTATAATATTGATAGTTGTTTTCTTCCTGGCTCTTTACATGTCTATAAACCGTGAATTTGGTGACAGGGCTGTGCGCTGGTTTTTAAAGATTTTAAAAAGAATTTCCAGTAAAATGCACAACAGAATAGAGCAAAGAGCTATCAATGCGGTTGGAGGGTTTCAGGACAGTATGAGGGTTATGATTACCGACCGCAAGGTTCTCCTGTATGGAATACCAATTTCTTTTTTAATATGGGGCCTTGAAATCATGAGGGTTTATGTTGTATTTTTGGCGTTAAATATTAACGCGCCTCTGGAAATCATAGCAGCAGTTTTTGTCATTTCAACCCTTATTGGAATGATTCCATTACTCCCAGGGGGTTTAGGTGCTGTGGATGGTATGATGATCCTTCTCTACTCCTATGCAGGGATACCAGCATCCATAAGTGCGGCCGCCACTCTGGTGGAACGGTTGATATCTTTCTGGATGACTACCATTTTAGGAGTGGCAGTTTTACCCTACTTCGGTGCCGATGCAGTGGATAAAATGACAAAAAAACTGTAA